The genomic stretch TGGTTCTTCGCCGAATCTGTGAATTTTTGAAGTTTTCTGTCCCCTGCTTCTGAAATCCAGCTTCTTGTGGGGAAGAGCCTATTTTATTTCTTCCACCTTGTCCTTGAGCTCGGGGATGAACTCCAGCATGTCTTCCACAACCCCTACGTCGGCCACCTGGAAGATCGGCGCCTTGGGGTTGTTGTTCACCGCAACGATGAACGGATTGCCCTTCACCCCGCCCATGTGCTGGAACGATCCACTGATACCCATGGCCAAGTACACCTTGGGCTTGACCGTCTGCCCAGAAGTGCCCACCTGCCGGGACTTCTCCATCCACTTGGCGTCCACCACAGGACGGGAGCAGGCCACGA from Desulfovermiculus halophilus DSM 18834 encodes the following:
- a CDS encoding electron transfer flavoprotein subunit alpha/FixB family protein, which codes for VACSRPVVDAKWMEKSRQVGTSGQTVKPKVYLAMGISGSFQHMGGVKGNPFIVAVNNNPKAPIFQVADVGVVEDMLEFIPELKDKVEEIK